One Streptomyces sp. NBC_01237 genomic region harbors:
- a CDS encoding phage gp6-like head-tail connector protein, translating to MAEDYASIATLRLMLKTQDSDPRDDLLQRALASASRSIDKSTGRRFWLDPVPVARTYRTAGRTVPEDDGEVLLVDDIGSTDGLVVEVGSGTSWSPLAAGRVETIPENALLDGRPVTGLLLVGDCWTSRQARVTTRFGWPAIPDDIEQATLIQANRLQRRKDSPEGVTGSAEWGVVRLSRRDPDVWNLIEQYVLPGFG from the coding sequence GTGGCCGAGGACTACGCGTCGATCGCGACGCTTCGTCTCATGCTCAAGACGCAGGACTCCGATCCCCGGGACGATCTGCTGCAGCGGGCGTTGGCCTCGGCCAGCCGGTCCATCGACAAGAGCACCGGGCGCCGGTTCTGGCTGGACCCGGTCCCGGTTGCCCGCACCTATCGGACGGCCGGGCGCACCGTGCCCGAGGACGACGGGGAGGTCCTCCTGGTCGACGACATCGGGAGTACCGACGGCCTGGTGGTGGAGGTCGGCTCGGGCACGTCCTGGTCGCCGCTCGCTGCGGGCAGGGTGGAGACGATCCCGGAGAACGCGCTCCTCGACGGACGTCCTGTGACCGGGCTGCTGCTCGTCGGTGACTGCTGGACGTCGCGCCAGGCCCGGGTCACCACGCGGTTCGGGTGGCCGGCCATCCCGGATGACATCGAGCAGGCCACGCTCATCCAGGCCAACCGGCTCCAACGCCGCAAGGACAGCCCGGAGGGCGTGACCGGGTCCGCCGAGTGGGGCGTCGTCCGGCTGTCTCGCCGCGACCCGGACGTCTGGAACCTCATCGAGCAGTACGTGCTGCCCGGCTTCGGATAG
- a CDS encoding HK97 family phage prohead protease, with the protein MSTMTALRAQAAAARSAAADTGASGAPSTMLPRDRPESPEVRFRSSLRAKKVLRDEQEWFEVSGYASAFEQGYEMYDFYGPYTEVVSHGAADATLAADPEVVFRFNHSGTPMAGTRNQRLQLWADDSGLGQRAWLNPKRADVQLLVQALEDDDVREQSFMFRITSGQWSPDYTEYRINAFDLDRGDVGPVTYGANPHTSVSARAGDFLASIPNLPPLMAREALARLTQRTDIGAPPALPTPAPTPAPAPAPAAPPAQQGRSITMLRTQLLVDADEG; encoded by the coding sequence ATGAGCACGATGACCGCCCTGCGCGCGCAGGCCGCCGCCGCGCGGTCCGCCGCAGCCGACACCGGCGCGTCCGGAGCACCGTCCACCATGCTGCCCCGCGACCGGCCCGAGTCCCCCGAGGTCCGCTTCCGCTCCTCGCTCCGTGCGAAGAAAGTGCTACGCGACGAGCAGGAGTGGTTCGAGGTCTCCGGCTATGCCAGCGCCTTCGAGCAGGGCTACGAGATGTACGACTTCTACGGGCCGTACACCGAGGTCGTCTCCCACGGTGCGGCCGACGCCACGCTGGCCGCCGACCCCGAGGTGGTGTTCCGCTTCAATCACTCGGGCACCCCCATGGCGGGTACGCGGAACCAGCGCCTGCAGCTGTGGGCGGACGACTCCGGCCTCGGGCAGCGGGCGTGGCTGAACCCGAAGCGGGCGGACGTGCAGCTGCTCGTCCAGGCCCTCGAGGACGACGACGTACGCGAGCAGTCGTTCATGTTCCGAATCACCTCGGGCCAGTGGTCCCCGGACTACACCGAGTACCGCATCAACGCCTTCGACCTGGACCGCGGCGACGTTGGCCCCGTGACGTACGGGGCCAACCCGCACACCAGCGTCAGCGCCCGGGCCGGGGACTTTCTCGCATCAATCCCGAACCTGCCGCCGCTCATGGCCCGCGAGGCGCTCGCCCGCCTCACACAGCGGACCGATATCGGAGCACCCCCGGCCCTTCCCACTCCGGCCCCCACTCCGGCCCCCGCGCCGGCCCCGGCGGCACCGCCCGCGCAGCAGGGCCGATCCATCACGATGCTGCGCACTCAGCTCCTGGTCGATGCCGACGAGGGCTGA
- a CDS encoding helix-turn-helix domain-containing protein encodes MATRSFQPGAAGEHTARTVAAEREARGWEQRELAERLTQAGRPMSQPIVSRIESGTRRIDVDDLVALAAVLSMSPAALLPAADADETAAPRRRRRNEPGPVEVALSDDIDNLGDLIGMEPTHAAVAHRLARQMDGHHPVPCDECGASVYVPNDAKILPNLARELRATVAALVEGRAVDDDDDDDLGDLGGI; translated from the coding sequence GTGGCAACCCGGTCATTCCAACCTGGCGCGGCCGGAGAGCACACGGCCCGTACGGTCGCCGCCGAGCGCGAGGCCCGCGGCTGGGAGCAGCGCGAGCTCGCCGAGCGGCTCACCCAGGCGGGCCGGCCGATGTCCCAGCCGATCGTGAGCCGGATCGAGTCCGGCACCCGCCGCATCGACGTGGACGACCTCGTCGCCCTGGCCGCTGTGCTCAGCATGAGCCCCGCCGCGCTGCTGCCGGCAGCGGACGCCGACGAGACCGCCGCGCCCCGGCGACGGCGACGCAACGAACCCGGCCCGGTGGAGGTCGCCCTGTCCGACGACATCGACAACCTGGGCGACTTGATCGGGATGGAGCCGACGCACGCCGCCGTCGCCCACCGCCTGGCCCGCCAGATGGACGGCCACCACCCCGTCCCCTGCGACGAGTGCGGCGCGTCGGTGTACGTACCGAACGACGCGAAGATCCTCCCCAACCTGGCGCGGGAGCTCCGGGCCACGGTGGCGGCGCTGGTGGAGGGGCGTGCCGTGGATGACGACGACGATGACGACCTCGGCGACCTCGGAGGAATCTGA
- a CDS encoding PH domain-containing protein gives MASFNVRPDIDAAAEKLSSTFGSKREIQRLPEVLWEGETVEMLATGIYGKGNGLLAMTSMRLIFLKHGVMSQQVEDFPYSKISSVQWSGGMLSGSLSVFTSGNKAEIKQIPKADGKALADRLRSHIAAGAAPAAAPVPAAGAQQDVGSRLATLDQLRAAGAITDVEYQDRRTQILNSI, from the coding sequence ATGGCGTCATTCAACGTACGTCCGGACATCGACGCGGCGGCGGAGAAGCTGAGTTCGACGTTCGGTTCGAAGCGGGAGATTCAGCGGCTGCCCGAGGTCCTGTGGGAGGGCGAGACGGTGGAGATGCTCGCCACGGGCATCTACGGGAAGGGCAACGGGTTGCTGGCGATGACCAGCATGCGGCTGATCTTCCTGAAGCACGGGGTGATGAGTCAGCAGGTGGAGGACTTCCCGTACAGCAAGATCAGCTCGGTGCAGTGGTCGGGCGGGATGCTGTCCGGCTCGCTGAGCGTATTCACCTCGGGCAACAAGGCCGAGATCAAGCAGATCCCGAAGGCTGACGGGAAGGCCCTCGCCGACCGGCTGCGGTCCCACATCGCCGCCGGGGCCGCGCCCGCGGCAGCCCCGGTGCCAGCGGCAGGGGCGCAGCAGGATGTCGGGAGTCGGCTCGCGACGCTGGACCAGCTGCGCGCGGCTGGGGCGATCACGGACGTGGAGTACCAGGACCGGCGTACTCAGATCCTCAACAGCATCTGA
- a CDS encoding MerR family transcriptional regulator: MDIEHLTAAQAAEHANRARQALSAGAAHITPTTIRSWVHRGHLTATGLAADNRSRTYRLADVAAAELVTRKRALRHVAAPAPTTTDGENIA, from the coding sequence GTGGACATCGAACACCTCACCGCCGCCCAGGCCGCCGAGCACGCCAACCGCGCCCGGCAGGCCCTCAGCGCCGGAGCAGCCCACATCACCCCCACCACGATCCGCTCCTGGGTCCACCGCGGGCACCTCACCGCCACTGGCCTCGCCGCCGACAACCGATCACGCACCTACCGCCTCGCCGACGTCGCCGCCGCCGAACTGGTCACCCGGAAGCGCGCCCTACGCCACGTCGCAGCACCGGCCCCCACCACTACCGACGGGGAGAACATCGCGTGA
- a CDS encoding terminase, which translates to MTTTMTTSATSEESETWAPPPEFAQQCLDLYGLTCPPRWGTPRRPERDSLGPAAWRVMEKLGFPPMPWQRYVLDVALEIDPATGVFAHREVGLSVPRQQGKTQQILGLMVHRMAAGQRQNIVYAAQNRIMARTRWEDEFLATIEASPLGKRISSRKANGSEAIIWKRTRSRLGITANTEKAGHGPALDLGVIDEAFAAEDDRLEQAFSPAMLTRLKAQLWWASAGGTERSVWLNGKRKTGRALIEALWSEGLQPRTAYFEWFAPEEMDRADPATWRACLPALGYTVSEDIIAAELEKMAADPGAFDRAYLNRTRKAAPPVDPNVPKKMWAGLTDTASQASADMAFSIDVSQDRAYASIGMASVRADGLVHLEVLDRRAGTAWVVPAITRLAGLWNPLVVAVAGSGSPAASLIDDLQTAGIKVPKDKDKPHRGHLVVLRAGDTSEACGQIADAMNQNTARHLDQTPLTASVNGARSRRVGDAWTIDRTNSLTDAAPFAAVTWARWALLAKGPAVLDDYDVLDSIY; encoded by the coding sequence ATGACGACGACGATGACGACCTCGGCGACCTCGGAGGAATCTGAGACGTGGGCGCCGCCGCCGGAGTTCGCCCAGCAGTGCCTTGACCTGTACGGGCTGACCTGTCCGCCCCGTTGGGGCACGCCGCGGCGTCCGGAGCGCGACTCGCTCGGCCCGGCCGCGTGGCGCGTGATGGAGAAGCTCGGGTTCCCGCCGATGCCGTGGCAGCGCTACGTCCTGGACGTCGCGCTGGAGATCGACCCGGCCACCGGGGTGTTCGCCCACCGGGAGGTCGGGCTGTCGGTCCCGAGGCAGCAGGGCAAGACGCAGCAGATCCTCGGGCTGATGGTCCACCGCATGGCGGCCGGTCAGCGGCAGAACATCGTCTACGCCGCACAGAACCGGATCATGGCGCGGACCCGGTGGGAGGACGAGTTCCTCGCCACGATCGAGGCGTCCCCCCTCGGCAAGCGGATCAGCTCCCGTAAGGCCAACGGCAGCGAAGCGATCATCTGGAAGCGGACCCGGTCACGGCTCGGGATCACGGCGAACACCGAGAAGGCGGGCCACGGCCCGGCCCTGGACCTGGGCGTGATCGACGAGGCGTTCGCCGCCGAGGACGACCGCCTCGAGCAGGCTTTCAGCCCGGCGATGCTGACTCGTCTCAAGGCGCAGTTGTGGTGGGCGTCAGCCGGCGGGACGGAGCGGTCGGTGTGGCTGAACGGGAAGAGGAAGACCGGCCGCGCTCTGATCGAGGCGTTGTGGTCCGAGGGGCTGCAGCCGCGTACCGCGTACTTCGAGTGGTTCGCTCCAGAGGAGATGGACCGGGCGGATCCGGCGACGTGGCGGGCCTGCCTGCCCGCGCTCGGCTACACGGTGAGCGAGGACATCATCGCCGCCGAGCTCGAGAAGATGGCGGCCGATCCCGGCGCCTTCGACCGGGCGTACCTGAACCGCACCCGCAAGGCGGCGCCGCCCGTCGACCCGAACGTGCCCAAGAAGATGTGGGCCGGGCTGACGGACACCGCGTCGCAGGCGAGCGCGGACATGGCGTTCAGCATCGACGTGTCGCAGGACCGGGCGTACGCGTCCATCGGCATGGCGTCGGTACGCGCCGACGGCCTGGTGCACCTGGAGGTCCTGGACCGCCGGGCCGGAACCGCCTGGGTGGTCCCCGCGATCACGCGCCTGGCCGGGCTGTGGAACCCGCTCGTCGTCGCGGTGGCCGGGTCCGGGTCCCCGGCCGCGTCGCTGATCGACGACCTGCAGACCGCAGGCATCAAGGTGCCCAAGGACAAGGACAAGCCGCACCGCGGACACCTCGTCGTCCTGCGCGCCGGAGACACCTCGGAGGCATGCGGGCAGATCGCCGACGCAATGAACCAGAACACGGCCCGGCACCTGGATCAGACGCCGCTGACCGCGTCGGTCAACGGCGCCCGCTCCCGACGGGTCGGAGACGCCTGGACCATCGACCGCACCAACAGCCTCACCGACGCCGCCCCGTTCGCTGCGGTGACCTGGGCCCGGTGGGCGCTGCTCGCCAAGGGGCCGGCAGTCCTGGACGACTACGACGTCCTCGATTCGATCTACTGA
- a CDS encoding DUF6221 family protein, producing MDDLLQFLRARLDEDEQAARAATWDEWDSAHWTAHHRAQYDGRWVIVDHAEEGVTELTPHAADDAGVAQHIARHDPARVLREVEAKRRRLTRHVPERRRLTLLDVNGSATSFGFYVCTSCTPNRTIEHGQEVVEWPCPDVLDDALPYADHPDYRPDWRP from the coding sequence ATGGACGACCTCCTGCAGTTCCTCCGCGCTCGGCTTGACGAAGACGAGCAGGCGGCCCGCGCGGCCACATGGGACGAGTGGGACAGCGCCCACTGGACCGCGCACCACCGCGCCCAGTACGACGGCCGCTGGGTCATCGTGGACCACGCCGAAGAGGGCGTCACCGAACTGACACCGCACGCAGCCGACGACGCAGGGGTGGCCCAGCACATCGCCCGCCACGATCCGGCCCGCGTCCTGCGCGAGGTCGAGGCCAAGCGGCGGCGCCTCACCCGCCACGTACCGGAGCGGCGCCGCCTGACCCTGCTGGACGTGAACGGTAGCGCCACGTCGTTCGGCTTCTACGTGTGCACATCCTGCACGCCGAACCGCACGATCGAGCACGGTCAAGAGGTCGTTGAGTGGCCGTGCCCCGACGTGCTTGACGACGCCCTGCCGTACGCCGACCACCCCGACTACCGCCCGGACTGGCGGCCCTGA
- a CDS encoding DUF2637 domain-containing protein, which produces MPRPQLTTAQRRLAGTVAAGAVLIAAIGFAGSYTAVRQLAEQKRFGDFAMAFPVGIDIGIVVLLALDLLLAWLRMPYPLLRHTAWLLTAATIAFNGAAAWPDPVGTAMHAVIPVLFVVVVEAARNAVGRIADITADKHMDGVRLTRWLLSPIPTFRLWRRMKLWELRSYDQVIRLEQQRLAYRARLRADHGWLWRWNAPVEDRLQLRLARYGRPLPATEAVPAAAPVQPPEAEADFDETEAVAVALALALAAAALALPAAPPPPNAVPTGARLLPVVCRQSVRPQLTEPAPAAAQPAAAAPAAVDPERWTEQVLAWAPPPSLVLDLAPMQPPLPEVTATAQPQPIRPASVRPSDEALIERAVKLAATGRLSGRRLQRELGIGQRRAPRILAAAEARIRAAAADTAQPLATASAAASGAHP; this is translated from the coding sequence GTGCCCCGCCCCCAACTCACCACCGCGCAGCGCCGCCTCGCCGGTACCGTCGCCGCCGGAGCCGTCCTGATCGCCGCGATCGGCTTCGCCGGCTCCTACACCGCCGTACGCCAGCTCGCCGAACAGAAGCGCTTCGGCGACTTCGCCATGGCCTTCCCGGTCGGCATCGACATCGGCATCGTCGTGCTGCTCGCCCTGGACCTCCTCCTCGCCTGGCTCCGCATGCCGTACCCGCTGCTGCGCCACACTGCGTGGCTCCTCACCGCGGCGACCATCGCGTTCAACGGCGCGGCCGCCTGGCCCGACCCGGTCGGCACTGCCATGCACGCCGTGATCCCGGTCCTGTTCGTCGTCGTGGTCGAGGCCGCGCGCAACGCCGTCGGCCGGATCGCCGACATCACCGCAGACAAGCACATGGACGGTGTCCGCCTCACCCGCTGGCTCCTCTCGCCCATCCCGACGTTCCGGCTGTGGCGGCGGATGAAGCTGTGGGAGCTCCGCAGTTACGACCAGGTGATCCGCCTGGAGCAGCAGCGGCTCGCTTACCGGGCGCGGCTGCGGGCCGATCACGGGTGGCTGTGGCGGTGGAACGCTCCGGTCGAGGACAGGCTGCAGCTGCGCCTCGCCCGCTACGGCCGGCCCCTGCCCGCAACCGAAGCCGTTCCGGCGGCTGCGCCGGTGCAGCCACCCGAAGCCGAAGCCGACTTCGACGAGACCGAAGCCGTAGCCGTAGCCCTGGCCCTGGCCCTGGCCGCGGCTGCGCTCGCCCTTCCGGCAGCACCGCCCCCGCCCAACGCCGTACCCACCGGGGCCCGGCTTCTTCCCGTCGTCTGCCGTCAGAGCGTCCGCCCGCAGCTCACCGAACCCGCCCCCGCGGCTGCACAACCGGCTGCGGCTGCACCCGCAGCCGTGGACCCGGAGCGCTGGACGGAGCAGGTACTCGCCTGGGCACCGCCACCCTCGCTGGTGCTGGACCTCGCCCCCATGCAGCCACCCTTGCCCGAGGTCACCGCGACTGCGCAGCCGCAGCCGATCCGGCCCGCATCCGTACGCCCCTCGGACGAGGCACTGATCGAGCGGGCCGTGAAACTCGCCGCCACCGGCCGCCTGTCCGGGCGACGACTGCAGCGGGAGCTCGGCATCGGCCAGCGCCGCGCCCCCCGCATCCTCGCCGCAGCCGAAGCCCGCATCCGCGCAGCCGCAGCCGACACCGCGCAGCCGTTGGCGACCGCATCCGCAGCCGCATCCGGAGCCCACCCGTGA
- a CDS encoding HNH endonuclease has protein sequence MAGREDLTAYDYRKARAAFLTTSDICHICGHPAADVVDHVTPVAAGADPRDQDNWAPAHGVNRCPTCGRNCNGEKGSTTIAPRLLTSRDWYAGP, from the coding sequence GTGGCCGGCCGCGAGGACCTCACCGCCTACGACTACCGCAAGGCCCGCGCCGCCTTCCTCACCACCTCCGACATCTGCCACATCTGCGGCCACCCCGCCGCCGACGTCGTCGACCACGTCACCCCCGTCGCCGCCGGAGCCGACCCCCGCGACCAGGACAACTGGGCACCCGCACACGGCGTCAACCGGTGCCCCACCTGCGGACGCAACTGCAACGGCGAGAAGGGCAGCACCACCATCGCGCCCCGCCTGCTCACCTCACGCGACTGGTACGCCGGACCCTGA
- a CDS encoding DUF6011 domain-containing protein, whose translation MCGRPLTDAASRRRGTGPVCERKTRAAPRPRPASWTLPADLLRPVADVPTGPYL comes from the coding sequence GTGTGCGGCCGGCCCCTGACCGACGCCGCGTCCCGACGGCGCGGCACCGGCCCGGTCTGCGAACGCAAGACCCGCGCCGCGCCCCGGCCTCGGCCGGCCTCCTGGACCCTGCCCGCGGACCTGCTGCGCCCCGTCGCCGACGTCCCTACCGGCCCCTATCTCTGA
- a CDS encoding phage major capsid protein → MPGTIDDLIASIEVEREAALKRSKKCGAEIKLILDKASQDGRSSLTTEEDERVGELFAARDQSRNDVTGIENKLANANKIKTEEMERQAEAKKQTPTEARRPSYDQVARVGQEERTYRKDQDPNGKGFLMDVSRQYLYQDVEASSRLSRHMQEERVERAEYLQRATGTGAFSGLTVPQYLTDLYAPKTANLRPFADICNPHQLPADGMSVNISRITTGSSADNQASENANVSETDMDDTLLTVPIKTAAGQQTVSRQAIDRGTGIEDVTLQDLFNRVNTVLDNTLINEATTGLSAIAQATSYTDATPTGAELYPKILGAAAGVEAALLAMGRPSHAVMSSRRWYWLSSQMSSVWPMINWSNLPVQAAGTANAQSSYASGPRGVLPCGLEVVVDNNIATNLGAGTNEDEMFVVPQDECHLWEDGEAPLFIRAEQAKAASLGVLLVAYKYYAYTFGRYANGMQKIGGTGLAAPTF, encoded by the coding sequence ATGCCTGGAACCATCGACGACCTGATCGCCTCGATCGAGGTCGAGCGCGAGGCCGCGCTCAAGCGCAGCAAGAAGTGCGGCGCCGAGATCAAGCTCATCCTGGACAAGGCCTCGCAGGACGGCCGCTCCTCGCTCACCACGGAGGAGGACGAGCGGGTCGGCGAGCTGTTCGCCGCCCGCGACCAGTCCCGCAACGACGTGACCGGCATCGAGAACAAGCTGGCCAACGCCAACAAGATCAAGACCGAAGAGATGGAGCGGCAGGCCGAGGCGAAGAAGCAGACGCCGACCGAGGCCCGACGCCCCTCCTATGACCAGGTCGCCCGCGTCGGCCAGGAGGAGCGCACCTACCGCAAGGACCAGGACCCCAATGGCAAGGGCTTCCTGATGGACGTCTCCCGTCAGTACCTCTACCAGGACGTGGAGGCGTCCTCCCGTCTCTCCCGGCACATGCAGGAGGAGCGTGTCGAGCGGGCCGAGTACCTGCAGCGCGCGACCGGCACGGGCGCGTTCTCCGGGCTGACCGTGCCTCAGTACCTCACCGACCTGTACGCGCCGAAGACCGCGAACCTGAGGCCGTTCGCGGACATCTGCAACCCGCACCAGCTGCCCGCCGACGGCATGTCCGTGAACATCTCCCGGATCACGACTGGGTCGTCCGCAGACAACCAGGCCTCCGAGAACGCCAACGTGTCCGAGACCGACATGGACGACACGCTGCTCACGGTCCCGATCAAAACAGCGGCCGGACAGCAGACCGTCAGCCGCCAGGCGATCGACCGCGGAACCGGCATCGAGGACGTCACCCTGCAAGACCTGTTCAACCGGGTCAACACCGTCCTCGACAACACGCTCATCAACGAGGCCACGACCGGACTGTCCGCCATCGCACAGGCGACGTCGTACACCGACGCCACCCCGACCGGCGCCGAGCTCTACCCGAAGATCCTCGGCGCGGCCGCCGGGGTGGAGGCGGCGCTCCTTGCGATGGGCCGCCCGTCCCACGCGGTGATGAGCTCGCGCCGCTGGTACTGGCTGTCGTCTCAGATGTCATCGGTCTGGCCGATGATCAACTGGAGCAACTTGCCGGTGCAGGCGGCCGGTACGGCCAACGCGCAGTCGTCGTACGCGTCGGGGCCGCGCGGTGTGCTGCCGTGCGGACTCGAGGTCGTCGTCGACAACAACATCGCGACGAACCTGGGGGCCGGCACGAACGAGGACGAGATGTTCGTGGTCCCGCAGGACGAGTGCCACCTGTGGGAGGACGGCGAGGCCCCGCTGTTCATCCGCGCCGAACAGGCCAAGGCCGCGTCCCTCGGTGTGCTGCTGGTCGCCTACAAGTACTACGCCTACACCTTCGGCCGGTACGCGAACGGCATGCAGAAGATCGGCGGCACCGGGCTGGCCGCGCCCACCTTCTGA
- a CDS encoding phage portal protein: protein MSLFSRRGATQSADQLIPSRPVQRAGGVSVTPDTALRNSAVWACLRLRANLISTMPVDLYRRVNGIQVEVPKPPVLINPGGERVDIVEWLYSSQFDLDRSGNSVGIITAVDGLGYPARIELVPIAEVTVKVRKGELYKYRIGSEDFDPAKIWHEKQYTMSGLHVGLSPVAFAAWSIGEYLSIQQFALDWFSNGAVPSAHLKNTAKTIAPGEADETKRRFKAATANQDLFVTGQDWEYKMIQAEAAGQDWIEGKRYGISDVARFFDVPGDVIDAAMSGSSVTYASITQRNLQLLIMHLGPAIIRRENALSRLTSRPRFVKLNSDALLRMDPTARAAMLRTQIESRQLAPSEARELEERAPFTESQLAEFDRLFGKGTSPTPTAPPVPATPGATP from the coding sequence GTGAGCCTGTTCTCCCGCAGGGGCGCGACGCAGAGCGCCGACCAGCTGATCCCGTCCCGCCCTGTACAGCGGGCAGGCGGGGTGAGCGTCACCCCGGACACCGCGCTGCGCAACTCGGCGGTTTGGGCGTGCCTGCGCCTGCGCGCCAACTTGATCAGCACCATGCCGGTGGACCTGTACCGCAGGGTCAACGGCATCCAGGTGGAGGTCCCGAAACCGCCGGTGCTGATCAACCCGGGCGGGGAACGCGTCGACATCGTCGAGTGGCTTTACTCCAGCCAGTTCGACCTGGACCGCTCCGGCAACTCGGTCGGGATCATCACGGCTGTCGACGGCCTCGGGTACCCCGCGCGGATCGAGCTGGTGCCGATCGCCGAGGTCACGGTCAAGGTGAGAAAGGGGGAGCTGTACAAGTACCGCATCGGCTCCGAGGACTTCGACCCGGCGAAGATCTGGCACGAGAAGCAGTACACGATGAGCGGGCTGCACGTCGGCCTCAGCCCGGTGGCGTTCGCCGCCTGGTCCATCGGCGAGTACCTGTCCATCCAGCAGTTCGCGCTGGACTGGTTCTCCAACGGCGCTGTCCCCTCAGCCCACTTGAAGAACACCGCGAAGACCATCGCCCCGGGCGAGGCCGACGAGACGAAGCGCCGGTTCAAGGCCGCGACGGCGAACCAGGATCTGTTCGTCACCGGGCAGGACTGGGAATACAAGATGATCCAGGCCGAGGCCGCCGGGCAGGACTGGATCGAGGGCAAGCGGTACGGCATCAGCGACGTGGCCCGGTTCTTCGACGTCCCCGGCGACGTGATCGACGCCGCCATGTCCGGCAGCTCCGTCACCTACGCCTCGATCACCCAGCGGAACCTGCAGCTGCTCATCATGCACCTGGGCCCGGCGATCATCCGCCGGGAGAACGCCCTGTCCAGGCTGACCAGCCGCCCCCGCTTCGTGAAGCTCAACTCGGATGCACTGCTGCGCATGGACCCGACGGCCCGCGCCGCAATGCTCCGAACCCAGATCGAGTCCCGCCAGCTCGCCCCGTCAGAGGCCCGCGAGCTGGAGGAGCGCGCCCCGTTCACCGAGTCTCAGCTCGCCGAGTTCGACCGGCTGTTCGGCAAGGGCACCAGCCCCACCCCGACAGCGCCCCCCGTACCCGCGACCCCAGGAGCGACCCCATGA
- a CDS encoding DNA-methyltransferase translates to MSTWTIHEGDALTILPTLTEPVDAVICDPPYNSGGRTNAERRAQGARDKYVNGDAQHSLPDFDGDTRDQRGYTYWLGQILAASYTRTRPGGSLLVFTDWAQLPATSDALQAGGYTWRGIIPWRKPISRPTPNGFRRECEYVLWGSRGDPLRHAPTIYLPGWLEGSQPRGKVRVHITQKPESIMRQLVQIAPVGGLILDPFTGSGTTGAAALAAGRRFVGIEQAPAYAAAARDRLAAA, encoded by the coding sequence GTGAGCACCTGGACCATCCACGAGGGCGACGCCCTCACCATCCTGCCGACGCTGACTGAACCGGTCGACGCGGTGATCTGCGACCCGCCGTACAACAGCGGCGGCCGCACCAACGCCGAGCGGCGCGCCCAGGGCGCCCGCGACAAGTACGTCAACGGCGACGCCCAGCACTCCCTCCCCGACTTCGACGGCGACACCCGCGACCAGCGCGGGTACACCTACTGGCTCGGCCAGATCCTCGCCGCCTCGTACACCCGCACCAGACCCGGCGGCAGCCTCCTGGTGTTCACCGACTGGGCGCAGCTCCCGGCGACCAGCGACGCGCTGCAGGCCGGCGGCTACACCTGGCGCGGGATCATTCCGTGGCGAAAGCCGATCAGCCGCCCGACGCCGAACGGGTTTCGCCGCGAGTGCGAGTACGTCCTGTGGGGCAGCCGCGGTGACCCGCTCCGCCACGCCCCGACGATCTACCTTCCCGGCTGGCTCGAGGGCTCCCAGCCCCGGGGCAAGGTCCGCGTCCACATCACTCAGAAACCGGAATCGATCATGAGGCAGCTGGTCCAGATCGCCCCCGTCGGCGGCCTGATCCTGGACCCGTTCACCGGGTCCGGCACGACCGGCGCCGCCGCACTCGCCGCGGGCCGCCGGTTCGTCGGCATCGAGCAGGCCCCCGCCTATGCCGCGGCCGCCCGGGACCGCCTCGCCGCAGCCTGA